Proteins from one Listeria weihenstephanensis genomic window:
- the phoU gene encoding phosphate signaling complex protein PhoU, translating to MPVRKIFNEQLTELHQHLLEMGMLVNEAIYKAVKSLVNRDQELAENVIVSDRSINNMELALEQRSFELIALQQPVGIDLRKIVTVLKASSDLERIGDHAVSIAKTTILVGRSKVVKPIPEIQEMGDMVKMMVQDVLKAYLAEDEEAAREIASRDNEVDKLQRIIYTKCIHFMQEDPDHLEEISHLLLVAQYLERMGDYVTNVCEWIVYLKSGEIEELNN from the coding sequence ATGCCAGTTAGAAAAATTTTTAATGAACAGTTAACCGAGTTGCATCAACATTTACTTGAGATGGGGATGTTAGTGAATGAGGCAATCTATAAAGCCGTCAAGTCCCTCGTGAATCGGGATCAAGAGTTAGCGGAAAACGTCATCGTTAGCGATCGTTCGATCAATAATATGGAACTAGCACTAGAACAGCGCTCGTTTGAGTTAATCGCTTTGCAACAACCCGTTGGCATCGACCTTCGCAAAATTGTCACTGTTCTTAAGGCCAGCTCAGATTTAGAACGAATTGGAGATCACGCGGTTAGTATCGCTAAAACAACGATTCTAGTGGGTCGAAGTAAAGTAGTGAAGCCAATTCCAGAAATTCAAGAAATGGGCGATATGGTTAAAATGATGGTGCAAGATGTTTTAAAAGCGTATCTCGCGGAAGATGAAGAAGCCGCTCGTGAAATTGCATCTCGAGATAATGAGGTCGATAAATTACAGCGAATTATTTATACAAAGTGTATCCATTTTATGCAAGAAGACCCAGATCATCTAGAAGAAATTTCTCATTTATTGCTTGTGGCACAATACTTAGAGCGCATGGGGGACTATGTAACGAACGTGTGTGAATGGATTGTCTACTTGAAGAGTGGCGAGATTGAAGAACTGAATAACTAG
- the pstB gene encoding phosphate ABC transporter ATP-binding protein PstB → MSFALNEEKEIVTVGAPAMATNDLHVYYGDNHAIQGVDLEFRENQVTALIGPSGCGKSTYLRALNRMNDEIDGCRMEGEILYNGININRKEVDLYNVRKEIGMVFQKPNPFTKSIFENIAFSLKRHGMKNKAELAERVEKSLRSAALWDEVKDDLGKSALSLSGGQQQRLCIARAIAMQPEVLLLDEPASALDPISTSKIEDLIHELKKKYTIIIVTHNMQQAARVSDYTAFFYLGKVVEVSDTKTLFTNPSNKQTQDYISGNFG, encoded by the coding sequence ATGTCGTTCGCACTAAACGAAGAAAAAGAGATCGTGACGGTAGGTGCGCCTGCAATGGCAACGAACGATTTACACGTCTATTACGGCGATAATCACGCGATCCAAGGTGTCGATTTAGAATTTCGCGAAAACCAAGTAACAGCGCTGATTGGTCCTTCTGGTTGTGGGAAATCGACCTACCTCCGCGCCTTGAATCGGATGAACGATGAGATTGATGGCTGTCGAATGGAAGGCGAAATTTTATATAACGGGATTAACATTAACCGCAAAGAAGTCGATTTATACAACGTTCGTAAAGAAATTGGGATGGTATTTCAAAAGCCGAATCCATTTACAAAATCAATTTTTGAAAATATTGCGTTTAGCTTAAAGCGCCATGGTATGAAAAATAAAGCCGAGCTTGCAGAACGTGTGGAGAAAAGCTTGCGCAGTGCGGCACTTTGGGATGAGGTCAAAGATGATCTAGGAAAAAGCGCGTTATCGCTATCTGGCGGTCAACAACAACGCCTATGTATTGCCCGCGCGATCGCGATGCAACCAGAAGTTCTACTACTCGACGAACCAGCATCGGCGCTAGATCCAATTTCGACGAGCAAGATTGAGGATTTAATTCATGAGTTGAAGAAAAAATATACGATTATTATCGTTACACACAATATGCAACAAGCCGCGCGCGTATCCGATTACACCGCCTTTTTCTATCTTGGAAAAGTGGTCGAAGTAAGCGATACAAAGACGCTGTTTACGAATCCGTCGAACAAGCAGACGCAGGATTATATTTCGGGGAATTTTGGGTAG
- a CDS encoding helix-turn-helix domain-containing protein, with protein MPDLSGRLTVLREKQGWSKAETARRLGLKAPSTYGNWEYGIREPDLDTVRHIATLFDVSVDYLIGQNSEPSYKPVTTKEKNDIAKRIEKIIEDLRYEEHQHLNGEYLQEETAEFIMDSLDFMLKQARKLNS; from the coding sequence ATGCCAGATTTAAGCGGACGACTGACAGTTTTAAGGGAAAAGCAAGGCTGGTCAAAAGCCGAAACAGCAAGACGACTCGGACTGAAGGCCCCTTCTACATACGGTAATTGGGAGTATGGTATTCGAGAACCTGATTTGGATACGGTTCGCCATATTGCAACATTATTCGATGTATCTGTAGACTATTTGATTGGACAAAATAGCGAACCATCCTATAAGCCAGTCACAACAAAAGAGAAGAATGACATCGCAAAGCGCATCGAAAAAATAATTGAAGATTTGCGCTACGAGGAACATCAGCATCTTAATGGAGAATACTTACAAGAGGAAACTGCTGAATTCATTATGGATTCTCTCGATTTCATGTTAAAACAAGCGCGAAAACTAAATAGTTAA
- the pstB gene encoding phosphate ABC transporter ATP-binding protein PstB, producing the protein MQTTITDTEYVIEAKDVDLFYGQKQALNKINLNFKKNRVTALIGPSGCGKSTFLRTLNRMNDLIPNVTTKGEIKIANENIQSSKIDTVNLRKKVGMVFQQPNPFPFSIYDNVAYGPRTHGIKNKKRLDEIVERSLKQAALWEEVHDRLHKSALGMSGGQQQRLCIARVLAVQPEVILMDEPTSALDPISTAKMENLILELKKNYTIVIVTHNMQQASRISDETAFFLNGEIIEFTDTTTIFTNPAEQKTQDYISGRFG; encoded by the coding sequence ATGCAAACGACTATCACCGACACGGAATATGTTATCGAAGCTAAAGACGTAGACCTGTTCTACGGTCAAAAACAAGCGCTAAACAAGATTAACCTAAACTTCAAAAAAAATCGTGTGACGGCACTTATAGGACCGTCTGGATGTGGTAAATCGACTTTTCTCCGCACATTGAACCGAATGAACGACTTGATCCCCAACGTGACGACTAAAGGCGAGATCAAAATTGCCAACGAAAACATCCAAAGCTCCAAAATCGACACAGTAAATCTACGCAAAAAGGTTGGGATGGTATTTCAGCAACCAAACCCGTTCCCATTTTCTATCTATGATAATGTCGCTTATGGCCCGCGAACGCACGGCATTAAAAATAAAAAACGCTTAGATGAAATTGTCGAACGTAGCTTAAAACAAGCTGCATTATGGGAGGAAGTCCATGATCGCTTGCATAAATCAGCGCTTGGCATGTCTGGCGGTCAGCAGCAACGCCTCTGTATCGCCCGTGTTTTGGCAGTACAACCCGAAGTTATTTTAATGGATGAGCCAACTTCCGCGCTCGATCCAATTTCCACAGCTAAGATGGAGAATCTAATTTTAGAGCTGAAGAAAAACTATACCATCGTTATCGTGACGCATAATATGCAACAAGCATCGCGGATTTCGGATGAGACGGCCTTTTTCCTCAACGGAGAAATTATTGAATTCACCGATACGACCACCATTTTCACAAATCCAGCAGAACAAAAAACGCAAGACTATATCTCAGGACGATTTGGATAA